The following nucleotide sequence is from Bacillota bacterium.
AATGCCCCAAGGGATACGCCGCAGCGCTCCAGGATCCGCGGCACTACACCCTTCTCCTGTTCTACAAGCGCCGCGAGGAGGTGTTCCACCTCAACGGCCTGGTGGCTGTAGCGAATGGCCAGGTCGCCCGCGTTGCTCAGGGCCTCCCTGGACTTCTCAGTGAGTTTTCCAGCATCCATGCGTCTCCCCCCATTTCCAGGGCGATTCTATGTGGTACCCTCAGGTTCGTCGATGCCTGTAAGAATCTGGCAGGGCTTGGAGGGCCTCCCCCCAGGAACCATTCTACCAGTGGCTCGTCCATCAGAAAAGGGGGACTAGAGTGTGCCCAACCTGAGAAGTGTATCCTTAGACATTACACATAAGAGATGCTGGGGTCAGAAACCCTTGCCCGCTCCCCCAACCCATGAGAGTAAGGAGAGAGGGAAATGAGATACTGGCGAAGATCAATCCTACTGGCCATCTTTAGCGTTTTCGTGGCGTTCCCGGCCAGCGCCGGGCTTGGTCCTTCGAACCACATGCTATGGTACAGTCTCATGACTCCCACGGACTTCTACCTCTTGCCCGTTCACGCCTGGCTGGAAAAGAATGACCCCCAAGCAGCGCTGCAGACTCTCATTAAGGGGATTCCCCAGGGCCCCTTGGGCTCTCCCGTACCCTCCAATGTCAGGGTCCTGGGGGTCACTGTCAAGGACCGCCTTGCCACCGTTGACCTTAGTAGTGAGATCCTGCAGGCTCCCGTAGGCGCCGCAACAGAGGCCATCATGATAGGCGCCATGGTGAACACCATTACAGCAACCCCCGATATCCAGCGGGTGCAGTTCACGGTGGAGGGTGAAGTCGTCGAGAGCCTGGGTGGCCACATATCTGCTGAAGGACCCTTTGAGCGCTCGATGAGCCAGATGTACCAGGGCTTCCCCGACGTGGCGAGCCACTGGGCTGAGGGCCAGGTGAACGCATTTGTGCTGCGGGGGATTATTGAGGGGTACCCCGATGGCACCTTCAAACCCCAGTGGCAGGTTACTCGCGAGGAATTCATCAAGCTGGTGGTGGCCTCCCTGGAACTGGAGGACCTCCAGAGGAAAACCCCTTCCTTCACTGATGTGCCCGTAAGCCGCTGGTCATCCCCCCACGTGGAACGTGGTGTTCAACAGGGACTCATCAGACCCGCCGACTACGGAG
It contains:
- a CDS encoding S-layer homology domain-containing protein; its protein translation is MRYWRRSILLAIFSVFVAFPASAGLGPSNHMLWYSLMTPTDFYLLPVHAWLEKNDPQAALQTLIKGIPQGPLGSPVPSNVRVLGVTVKDRLATVDLSSEILQAPVGAATEAIMIGAMVNTITATPDIQRVQFTVEGEVVESLGGHISAEGPFERSMSQMYQGFPDVASHWAEGQVNAFVLRGIIEGYPDGTFKPQWQVTREEFIKLVVASLELEDLQRKTPSFTDVPVSRWSSPHVERGVQQGLIRPADYGATLEPGNPIPRKEMAVILARAAGLDEPPEGSTGWYPDLGGLTDLETDYVLACTEAGLLEGYEDGTFRPNGYLTRAEASTVMVRLTGMGGPDIFVAFPRSGNSFNPSEPLLVMGTARTFEGNVLIQLLDGETQLDTTFVTATEGMGWGVFAALAPWPEGQAPSKPKVRVFWESPQDGRDLSSVLIPLTVD